A stretch of Bacillota bacterium DNA encodes these proteins:
- a CDS encoding DUF421 domain-containing protein has protein sequence MLIVFTRTFIIYAVVVFIMRIMGKRQIGQLEPYELVVAITIAELAAIPMQDKRIPLINGLVPIFTLLFIQVAISYFNMKSLWFRAFMDGSPSIVIQNGKMRIDELSKARYNVNELLEQLRIQGYPNIADVEFAILETSGNLSIVPKSQKRALTPEDLQIDTKYEGLPVPLIIDGRIQYDNLAEINLTAEWLVGELAKFEITDVSKVFLASLDTEGKLFYQTREER, from the coding sequence GTGTTAATAGTATTCACACGCACTTTTATAATCTATGCCGTGGTAGTATTTATCATGCGGATCATGGGGAAAAGACAAATTGGTCAGCTTGAACCCTATGAGCTGGTAGTAGCCATTACGATTGCAGAATTAGCTGCTATTCCCATGCAAGATAAAAGAATTCCCCTCATTAACGGGCTGGTTCCTATTTTTACACTGCTTTTTATTCAGGTGGCCATCTCTTATTTTAACATGAAAAGCCTGTGGTTTCGAGCTTTTATGGACGGCAGTCCTAGTATCGTTATTCAAAACGGCAAGATGCGGATCGATGAGCTGTCTAAGGCCAGATACAATGTCAATGAGCTCTTGGAACAGCTCCGGATCCAGGGTTATCCTAACATTGCCGATGTTGAGTTTGCAATTTTAGAAACAAGCGGCAATCTCAGCATCGTGCCAAAGTCTCAAAAGCGGGCTTTAACTCCAGAAGATCTGCAAATTGATACTAAATACGAAGGCCTACCTGTCCCCCTGATTATCGACGGTAGAATTCAGTACGATAACCTTGCAGAAATAAATCTTACCGCGGAGTGGCTCGTCGGTGAACTCGCAAAATTTGAAATTACTGATGTGAGCAAAGTCTTTTTGGCGAGTCTGGATACTGAGGGAAAGCTGTTCTATCAAACCAGAGAGGAGCGTTAA
- the miaB gene encoding tRNA (N6-isopentenyl adenosine(37)-C2)-methylthiotransferase MiaB produces MNNINTNQDRKFYLKTMGCQMNEHDSEVIIGILVNLGYTQTEELTEADLILYNTCSVRDNPERKVYGHIGAFKALKEQNPNLIIGICGCMPQQAAERANILDKLPHVDLVFGTHNIHRLPELLERAQTGERVVEVWEDSQEIIEDLPVIRQNSLKAFVNVIYGCNNFCSYCIVPYTRGREKSRHPQDIVDEITRLAEAGYKEVTLLGQNVNTYGVDLGIGTEFADLLAMINEISGIERIRFTTSHPKDMKDSLIEAMASLPKVCEHLHLPVQAGSDRILKIMNRRYTSAYYLDLVAKIKEAIPNISLTTDLIVGFPGETEEDYEDTLALVEKVQFSSAFTFIYSPRTGTPAAKMKNQVPEEVKKDRIYRLIELQNDISLRYMQAQIGKTEEILVDEVMAKTKELSGRTRTNKQVLFEGSPDLVGKLVNVKITEAKTWSLRGVLL; encoded by the coding sequence ATGAACAATATAAATACCAACCAAGATCGTAAATTTTATCTCAAAACTATGGGCTGTCAGATGAATGAGCATGACTCCGAGGTTATCATCGGTATTCTGGTAAACCTAGGTTATACTCAAACCGAGGAGCTTACCGAAGCTGATTTGATTCTATACAATACCTGCAGTGTTCGGGATAATCCTGAGCGCAAAGTCTACGGTCACATCGGCGCTTTCAAAGCGTTAAAGGAGCAGAATCCAAACCTGATCATCGGAATCTGCGGCTGCATGCCGCAGCAGGCAGCTGAGCGGGCTAATATTTTGGATAAACTGCCTCATGTGGATTTGGTCTTCGGTACCCACAACATCCACCGCCTACCTGAGCTTTTAGAGCGGGCACAAACCGGCGAGAGGGTGGTAGAGGTGTGGGAGGATTCCCAGGAAATCATTGAAGATTTACCTGTAATCCGCCAAAACAGTCTTAAGGCGTTTGTTAATGTTATCTACGGATGTAATAATTTCTGCAGCTACTGCATTGTGCCGTACACCCGCGGCCGGGAAAAGAGCAGACATCCTCAGGATATTGTCGATGAAATAACCAGACTCGCTGAAGCAGGATATAAAGAAGTAACCTTACTAGGGCAAAATGTAAATACCTACGGGGTCGATTTAGGTATTGGAACCGAGTTTGCTGATCTGCTGGCGATGATCAATGAAATCTCCGGCATAGAGCGGATCCGCTTTACAACCAGCCACCCGAAAGATATGAAAGATAGTCTAATTGAAGCCATGGCTTCACTGCCAAAAGTATGCGAGCATCTACATCTGCCGGTGCAGGCGGGCAGCGACCGCATCCTCAAGATCATGAACCGCCGCTATACTAGTGCATACTATTTAGATCTTGTGGCGAAGATAAAAGAAGCGATTCCAAATATCAGCCTAACTACAGACCTGATTGTCGGGTTTCCTGGAGAAACAGAAGAAGATTACGAGGATACACTAGCTTTAGTCGAAAAAGTCCAGTTCTCCTCAGCGTTTACCTTTATTTATTCTCCCCGAACCGGTACTCCAGCAGCAAAAATGAAGAATCAAGTGCCGGAAGAGGTAAAGAAAGACCGAATTTATCGCTTAATTGAGCTGCAGAACGATATCAGTCTCCGGTATATGCAGGCTCAGATTGGGAAAACAGAAGAGATCCTCGTTGATGAAGTAATGGCAAAGACCAAGGAGTTATCCGGCAGAACCCGCACGAACAAGCAGGTTTTATTCGAAGGCTCACCTGACCTAGTCGGCAAGCTGGTCAATGTAAAGATTACAGAGGCTAAAACCTGGAGTTTGAGGGGCGTTCTGCTGTAA
- the mutS gene encoding DNA mismatch repair protein MutS → MVTQTPMMQQYTRIKSQYPDTLLFFRLGDFYELFGDDAKIAAKVLDITLTSRDRNKENPIPMCGVPYHAVDGYLEKLIKNGFRVAICEQLEDPKTAKGVVKRDVIRVVTPGTYLEADVDENSNIYLVGIIEQDGKFGMAIVDLSTGEFKVTLIQDPSSFKDELTRIKPAEIIIPNNNSMELSSYLDEINPTITKTEHRNWYPDTCEYLLMDHFQVQNLHVLGLDHELLIQCAGAVLAYLRETQKAALTHITHITNYSLSQYLQIDASSFRNLELSRTIREGKKVGSLLGVIDQTVTSMGARLLRSWIEKPLIDLQAIKKRQAAIAYLVDNSIIRMELAELLDQVQDLERLTSRLVYGTGNARDLIALKRSLLQVPKIQALLEQEESALTEYIQKLNPLNELTEIIERAIVENPPVSVREGGLIKAGFNAELDELRQTNKDGKSWIAALEASERDRTGIKSLKVGFNKVFGYYIEVTKANLDRVPEDYQRKQTLANSERYFTPELKAKEAMILGAEERITELEYELFTQVRDQVNAHVVEIQNNAHILAVLDVFQSLARVALDQGYVCPQITTDTKIEIIDGRHPVIEAIQSSFVPNDLSLTEDKKIILLTGPNMAGKSTFLRQTALIVIMAQIGSFVPAKSASIGIVDKIFTRIGAADDLSTGQSTFMVECSETANLVRNATERSLIILDELGRGTSTFDGMAIAQAVIEYIHDRVNARTLFSTHYHELTRLEQTLPSLKTYQMAVEDHGGRIYFLHKVIPGNADKSYGINVARMAGMPNSIINRAENILYQLEADQKKPVQLNLFQSLLHPQAAAAREQEEQEWENYTALKEELLGVNINDITPLAALNLIAELQRKLVEGEGK, encoded by the coding sequence ATAGTGACTCAAACGCCCATGATGCAGCAGTATACTCGCATAAAATCCCAATATCCGGACACATTATTGTTTTTCCGTCTGGGAGACTTTTACGAGCTGTTCGGAGATGATGCCAAAATAGCCGCAAAGGTTTTAGATATCACGTTAACTTCACGAGACCGCAATAAAGAGAATCCAATCCCCATGTGCGGTGTGCCTTACCACGCAGTGGATGGATATCTAGAAAAGCTAATCAAAAATGGATTTCGTGTCGCTATCTGTGAACAGCTAGAAGACCCTAAAACTGCGAAAGGTGTCGTAAAAAGGGATGTCATTCGCGTAGTCACACCAGGCACCTATTTAGAAGCCGATGTTGATGAAAATTCAAATATCTATCTGGTCGGAATTATCGAGCAAGATGGTAAATTTGGGATGGCAATTGTTGATTTATCTACAGGGGAGTTTAAGGTTACCCTGATCCAAGATCCCTCTAGTTTTAAAGACGAACTTACTCGGATTAAACCGGCTGAAATAATCATTCCTAATAACAACAGCATGGAGCTTTCATCCTATCTAGATGAAATAAATCCAACTATTACTAAAACAGAGCACCGGAATTGGTACCCCGATACCTGCGAATACCTTTTGATGGACCATTTCCAGGTCCAGAATCTTCATGTTTTAGGTTTAGACCACGAACTGCTGATTCAATGTGCCGGAGCAGTTTTAGCTTATCTGCGAGAAACTCAGAAAGCAGCCCTGACTCACATTACCCATATTACTAACTACTCACTGTCACAATATCTGCAGATTGATGCGTCCAGCTTCCGAAATTTGGAGCTGTCCCGCACTATTCGGGAAGGAAAGAAGGTTGGTTCGCTGTTAGGAGTAATCGATCAAACTGTTACCAGCATGGGAGCCCGACTGCTGCGTTCATGGATCGAAAAACCACTGATTGATCTGCAAGCCATCAAAAAACGGCAGGCAGCTATTGCTTACCTGGTCGATAACAGCATCATCCGCATGGAATTAGCAGAGCTTTTGGATCAAGTTCAGGATCTGGAGCGTTTAACCAGTCGATTGGTCTATGGCACCGGTAATGCTAGAGACCTGATTGCGCTGAAAAGATCGCTGCTGCAAGTTCCGAAAATCCAGGCTCTGCTGGAGCAAGAAGAGTCTGCGCTAACCGAATACATTCAAAAACTAAATCCTCTTAATGAATTGACAGAAATAATCGAGCGGGCGATTGTAGAAAATCCGCCGGTCAGCGTGCGGGAAGGTGGGCTGATCAAAGCTGGGTTTAACGCGGAGCTAGATGAACTGCGCCAAACTAATAAAGATGGGAAGTCCTGGATTGCAGCTCTGGAGGCATCAGAACGCGACAGAACCGGAATTAAATCGCTGAAAGTTGGGTTTAACAAAGTTTTCGGTTATTATATCGAAGTGACTAAGGCCAATCTTGATCGAGTCCCGGAGGATTACCAGCGCAAGCAAACCCTCGCTAATTCTGAACGCTACTTTACTCCAGAACTAAAAGCAAAAGAGGCAATGATTCTTGGTGCAGAAGAGCGGATTACTGAACTAGAATATGAACTGTTTACCCAAGTCAGGGATCAGGTCAATGCCCATGTGGTCGAGATTCAAAACAACGCTCACATCCTAGCTGTTCTCGACGTATTTCAATCATTGGCGAGAGTTGCGCTGGATCAGGGCTATGTCTGCCCTCAAATCACCACTGATACCAAGATCGAGATTATAGACGGACGCCACCCTGTCATTGAGGCTATCCAGTCTAGCTTTGTACCTAATGACTTATCGCTGACAGAAGACAAAAAGATCATTCTGCTGACAGGTCCGAATATGGCAGGAAAAAGCACATTCTTGCGCCAAACTGCCCTAATCGTTATCATGGCTCAAATCGGCAGTTTTGTGCCGGCGAAATCGGCTTCCATTGGCATTGTTGATAAAATCTTTACTCGAATTGGTGCCGCTGATGACCTCAGCACCGGACAGAGCACCTTTATGGTTGAGTGCAGTGAAACAGCAAACCTTGTCCGCAATGCTACAGAGCGCTCCTTAATCATCCTGGATGAATTAGGTCGGGGTACCAGCACATTTGACGGCATGGCTATTGCCCAAGCAGTTATCGAGTACATTCATGACCGGGTGAATGCCAGAACATTATTTTCAACCCACTACCATGAATTAACCCGGCTGGAGCAGACCTTGCCCAGTTTGAAGACATATCAAATGGCGGTAGAGGACCACGGCGGCAGAATCTATTTTCTTCACAAAGTAATTCCCGGCAACGCCGACAAAAGCTACGGGATCAACGTAGCGAGAATGGCCGGGATGCCAAACAGCATCATTAACCGGGCTGAAAACATCCTCTACCAGCTGGAAGCAGACCAAAAGAAGCCGGTGCAGCTTAATCTGTTCCAAAGTCTGCTCCATCCTCAGGCAGCGGCTGCCAGGGAACAGGAAGAGCAGGAGTGGGAGAACTACACAGCCCTGAAAGAGGAGCTCTTAGGTGTAAATATCAATGATATCACGCCGCTGGCTGCGTTAAATCTTATAGCAGAACTGCAGCGAAAACTAGTTGAGGGTGAAGGAAAATGA
- the mutL gene encoding DNA mismatch repair endonuclease MutL, with protein sequence MSRIQVLPDFIAHKIAAGEVIERPVSVVKELVENSIDAMATSIEIEIKDGGKEYIRVSDNGHGIHRDDLKVAFLSHATSKIITVDDLFNITSLGFRGEALASIASVSDLVLRSRTRDTLQGYQISFGADDQAVIEPVGMETGTTVEVRRLFYNTPARYKFLKQSPTERRYIVEFVSRIALAHPQIAFKLVADEKLAVRTHGQGELKAALANVFDHRTIKNLVSIDAKTEWGRISGYLSKPSITRKSRQAQLIILNGRIIDSSLVSSAVERAYAGMLAHREYPIFFLNLSMNPTVVDVNVHPAKSQVRFQDDSEVYQEISRACRDALLTSDLSQTITSVKQEPVIHQETQSEQINLDFQEFFPWQPRTWSRVDEFLRSEKRLSNSAASYQSEIAAVEIEQPVKSSVTAREYDGGALVKETPSADVYQVKDQLLNGRIIGQFRQTYIILETDNGLWLLDQHIVHERIIYEFLTRDGAAPHVQQVLPQALEFSSAQAELVAEQLEKLNGFGVELEEFGTNSFLLRGIPQFFASRGISVDEQLILDLVSNLSERNNWREKAAVTLACKSAIKAGQRLSEKQIHSLLVQLADTENPFTCPHGRPIIVRLEDKEIERRFGR encoded by the coding sequence ATGAGTCGCATTCAGGTACTTCCGGACTTCATAGCCCATAAAATCGCCGCGGGAGAAGTAATTGAGCGGCCGGTGTCGGTTGTTAAAGAGTTGGTGGAAAACTCCATCGATGCCATGGCAACGAGCATTGAAATAGAGATCAAGGATGGCGGGAAGGAATATATTAGGGTGAGCGACAACGGTCACGGAATTCACCGTGATGATCTAAAAGTTGCTTTTTTATCCCATGCAACCAGCAAGATCATTACCGTGGACGATCTGTTCAACATTACTTCTCTTGGTTTTCGCGGTGAAGCGCTGGCCAGCATTGCCAGCGTATCGGATCTTGTGCTCCGCTCGAGAACTCGGGATACCTTGCAGGGGTATCAAATATCTTTTGGAGCGGATGACCAAGCGGTAATTGAGCCGGTGGGTATGGAAACCGGCACAACAGTAGAAGTCAGACGCTTGTTTTACAATACCCCAGCCCGGTATAAGTTTTTAAAGCAGTCTCCAACTGAGCGGCGCTATATTGTGGAGTTTGTAAGTAGGATTGCTTTGGCTCATCCTCAAATCGCTTTTAAACTGGTTGCTGACGAAAAGCTGGCTGTGCGAACTCATGGTCAGGGTGAGCTGAAAGCGGCGCTGGCGAATGTCTTTGATCACCGTACGATTAAGAATTTAGTGTCAATCGATGCTAAGACTGAGTGGGGAAGAATCAGCGGATATCTCAGCAAACCGAGCATAACCCGGAAAAGCCGCCAAGCCCAGCTGATTATTCTTAACGGCAGAATTATTGATAGTTCGTTAGTCTCCAGCGCTGTAGAAAGAGCCTACGCGGGCATGCTGGCTCACAGAGAGTATCCCATCTTTTTCTTAAACCTGAGTATGAATCCTACAGTAGTTGATGTAAATGTGCACCCTGCTAAGAGTCAAGTGCGGTTTCAGGATGACAGTGAGGTTTATCAGGAAATCAGCAGGGCTTGCAGAGATGCTCTGCTTACCAGTGACCTCAGCCAGACAATTACAAGTGTGAAACAAGAACCTGTTATCCACCAGGAGACTCAATCGGAGCAGATTAATCTGGATTTTCAGGAGTTTTTCCCTTGGCAGCCCCGCACTTGGAGCAGGGTGGACGAGTTTCTCCGCAGTGAAAAACGTCTTTCAAATTCTGCAGCAAGTTACCAGTCCGAGATTGCTGCTGTGGAAATTGAACAGCCGGTGAAATCGTCCGTAACAGCCAGAGAGTATGATGGGGGAGCGTTGGTTAAAGAAACTCCTTCAGCAGATGTGTATCAGGTTAAAGATCAGCTGTTGAACGGTCGGATTATTGGCCAGTTCAGACAGACTTACATTATCTTGGAAACAGATAACGGCCTTTGGCTCCTGGACCAGCATATTGTGCATGAACGCATTATTTACGAGTTCTTAACTAGGGATGGGGCAGCCCCCCACGTGCAGCAGGTACTTCCTCAGGCGCTGGAATTCAGCAGTGCGCAGGCGGAACTTGTAGCCGAACAGCTAGAAAAGCTGAACGGTTTTGGGGTAGAGCTGGAGGAATTCGGCACTAACAGTTTTCTTCTGCGAGGCATTCCTCAGTTCTTCGCATCGCGAGGGATTTCCGTAGATGAGCAGCTGATCTTGGATCTGGTAAGCAATCTTTCAGAGCGAAATAACTGGCGGGAAAAAGCTGCTGTTACGCTGGCCTGTAAAAGTGCGATCAAGGCCGGACAGAGATTAAGTGAAAAGCAGATTCATTCGCTGCTGGTACAGCTGGCTGATACTGAAAATCCCTTTACCTGTCCCCATGGACGTCCGATTATTGTCAGGCTGGAAGATAAAGAGATTGAACGACGCTTTGGTAGGTGA
- the miaA gene encoding tRNA (adenosine(37)-N6)-dimethylallyltransferase MiaA: protein MQKPVVLVLVGPTAVGKTETALTLAQELNCEIISADSMQVYRGMDIGTAKASLEEQSLVKHHLLDIINPDQKFTAADYVRLAEQCIAEIAARNRFPLVTGGTGLYINALIDGFLFPDQGENRKIRTELQARAETEPEALHEELKQVDPKSAAKLHPNDLRRIIRALEVYYTQGMPISELQAKKEAEQKYRAVMIGLNRNRELLYQRIEARVDQMIAAGLVDEVKELLTKYPQQPTALQAIGYKEIALYLNDQLTLEEAIELIKRETRRYAKRQLSWFRRDKRIVWYDMDVTAVPAVVSDTKKRLEQVMQP, encoded by the coding sequence ATGCAGAAACCAGTTGTCCTGGTGCTGGTTGGACCGACAGCAGTGGGCAAAACCGAAACTGCCCTGACACTAGCACAGGAGTTAAACTGTGAGATCATATCTGCGGATTCCATGCAGGTTTACCGCGGGATGGACATTGGAACAGCAAAAGCAAGCCTAGAAGAGCAGAGTTTGGTTAAGCACCATCTCCTGGATATCATCAATCCGGATCAGAAGTTTACTGCTGCTGATTATGTGCGCCTTGCGGAGCAGTGCATCGCAGAGATTGCCGCACGCAATCGGTTCCCGCTGGTAACCGGAGGTACAGGATTGTACATTAATGCCCTGATTGACGGTTTTCTTTTTCCGGATCAGGGGGAAAACAGGAAAATCAGGACGGAGCTCCAAGCAAGAGCGGAGACTGAGCCGGAAGCTCTCCACGAAGAACTAAAACAGGTGGACCCAAAATCGGCTGCGAAACTGCATCCCAATGATTTAAGGAGAATTATCCGGGCTCTGGAAGTTTATTACACCCAAGGGATGCCTATCAGCGAACTGCAGGCTAAAAAAGAAGCGGAGCAGAAGTATCGAGCTGTTATGATCGGCCTGAACCGAAACCGCGAGCTGCTGTACCAGCGGATTGAAGCCCGGGTCGATCAGATGATTGCAGCAGGTCTCGTCGATGAAGTAAAGGAGCTGCTTACAAAGTATCCCCAGCAGCCGACCGCTCTCCAGGCCATCGGCTATAAAGAAATCGCGCTTTATTTAAACGATCAGCTGACTCTTGAAGAAGCGATCGAGCTGATTAAACGGGAAACAAGGCGGTATGCCAAACGACAGCTGTCATGGTTCCGCCGTGATAAAAGGATCGTATGGTATGATATGGATGTAACCGCGGTACCTGCGGTCGTCTCAGATACTAAAAAACGTTTAGAACAAGTCATGCAGCCTTAA
- a CDS encoding AAA family ATPase has translation MENEIITLVENGEVTVSEALSRLRKAYTGTEKAKQESTPNEKVLAAKKQLDGLIGLHSVKELVHEVQAYVEIQQRRRQLNLASEPVVLHSIFMGNPGTGKTTVARIIGELFLAMGVLQKGHLVEVERADLVAEYIGQTAQRTREQLRKANGGILFIDEAYSLARGGTRDFGKEAIDTIVKTMEDQRNNLIVILAGYPGPMEAFLQTNPGLRSRFPIVIKFPDYSTFELFRIAEQMLKQRDYQLTKAARRKLLRIIEELKKQDTENFGNARIVRNMVESAIRKQAVRLVNISDASITQLMEITEEDIQEVGDA, from the coding sequence ATGGAGAATGAGATTATTACTCTGGTAGAAAATGGAGAGGTTACGGTGAGCGAAGCGCTATCTAGGCTGCGTAAGGCATATACAGGCACAGAAAAGGCAAAGCAAGAGTCAACGCCAAACGAAAAGGTGCTAGCTGCAAAAAAGCAGTTAGACGGTCTCATCGGTCTTCACTCGGTTAAAGAGCTTGTCCACGAGGTCCAGGCCTATGTAGAAATTCAACAGCGGCGGAGACAGTTAAATCTAGCCTCAGAACCAGTTGTACTCCATTCCATCTTCATGGGCAACCCGGGTACTGGCAAAACAACCGTTGCCAGGATTATCGGTGAACTTTTTCTTGCTATGGGCGTGCTCCAAAAAGGCCATCTAGTAGAAGTTGAGCGCGCTGATCTAGTAGCGGAATACATCGGCCAAACTGCTCAGCGCACCCGAGAACAGCTGCGGAAAGCCAATGGCGGTATTTTGTTTATTGATGAAGCCTATTCTCTAGCCCGCGGCGGCACCAGAGATTTCGGTAAAGAAGCGATCGATACCATCGTCAAAACTATGGAGGATCAGCGAAATAACCTGATTGTAATCCTCGCTGGTTATCCTGGTCCCATGGAAGCGTTTCTGCAGACTAACCCTGGATTGAGATCGCGATTTCCGATTGTAATCAAGTTTCCTGACTACTCCACGTTTGAGCTGTTCCGCATTGCCGAGCAGATGCTGAAACAGCGAGATTATCAGCTCACAAAAGCTGCTCGCCGCAAGCTTTTGCGTATAATTGAGGAACTTAAGAAACAGGATACAGAAAACTTCGGCAATGCTCGTATCGTCCGCAACATGGTGGAAAGTGCCATCCGCAAACAAGCAGTGAGACTGGTGAACATTTCCGACGCATCAATAACTCAGCTGATGGAGATCACCGAAGAAGATATCCAGGAGGTGGGCGATGCTTGA
- a CDS encoding GTP-binding protein HSR1, whose product MKRVIVLGQPNVGKTLFVLNFAAYLGVELAVLNFTSCDRGSYSKTLPVSEAVRLLVSDTSHYTRDIQALTLAMSWGKGEKQFELIDTVGLTDGIDHDEEIRKAMALTLRTIRQADIIFHLLDCARIAEIGILRGIGEIDYQIAQFGQLKKGYVILANKIDLPNAEDGLVMINQEFPGCRIISISALKQKGFKEVKRFAKQLL is encoded by the coding sequence TTGAAACGAGTAATTGTGCTGGGACAGCCTAATGTTGGTAAAACTCTATTTGTCCTTAATTTCGCTGCTTATCTGGGTGTTGAGTTAGCGGTGTTGAACTTTACAAGCTGTGATCGGGGCAGTTACTCGAAAACGCTGCCGGTTTCTGAGGCGGTGCGGCTGCTGGTCAGCGATACTTCTCATTATACCAGAGATATTCAGGCACTCACTTTAGCCATGTCCTGGGGCAAAGGCGAAAAGCAGTTTGAGTTAATTGATACGGTCGGCCTTACTGATGGAATCGACCATGACGAAGAGATCAGAAAAGCGATGGCTCTGACATTGAGAACGATCCGTCAGGCTGATATTATCTTCCATCTCCTTGACTGCGCCCGTATTGCCGAAATCGGAATTCTAAGAGGTATCGGTGAAATTGACTACCAAATTGCCCAGTTTGGCCAGCTAAAGAAGGGATATGTGATCTTAGCCAACAAAATTGATCTCCCCAATGCCGAGGATGGATTAGTCATGATAAACCAGGAGTTTCCGGGCTGCCGCATCATTAGTATTTCCGCCCTGAAGCAAAAGGGATTTAAGGAGGTAAAACGCTTTGCCAAGCAGCTTCTCTGA
- a CDS encoding MFS transporter, producing MFGFILTIIGPALPYLADDFNLKLSEVGIILSLRGIGMIFAVLAAGVISDRYGHRIVVLSGIGFWTIGLLVFSICRHIPVIFLVWILIGVGFGSVDTALNSLVAQTSTSRGSSLNKLHFWFGIGSLTGPLVAGLLLELFSWRLLFFITALLTLGYGIFMFGLNYPQLETKAAKQAQQPLKSISSVLTVPVLLLGIILFSYTGVNTTFTGWINTYLTGDLALTTTLASVILSVYSIGLALGRLVVSLMAERVPYVRTLLISVTTALVFASTALFAQHPALVMIAFGLTGFCFAALLPIGLAVGAKLYPEITGTVTGVLIFFSSMGRTVLPGLVGIIGDYTSLAFSLRLTLIFIGIMVISTIALIAARNKQRRKVNNI from the coding sequence TTGTTTGGGTTCATTCTCACCATTATTGGGCCTGCACTGCCATACCTTGCCGACGACTTTAATCTTAAACTCTCAGAAGTTGGCATTATCCTGTCCCTGCGGGGAATAGGCATGATTTTTGCCGTGCTCGCTGCCGGGGTTATCTCCGACCGTTATGGGCACCGCATTGTGGTGCTGAGCGGCATTGGCTTCTGGACAATCGGTCTGCTGGTTTTCAGCATCTGCCGGCATATACCAGTCATCTTTCTAGTCTGGATATTAATCGGCGTAGGTTTTGGCTCTGTAGATACAGCTTTGAATTCGCTGGTAGCGCAAACGAGCACTTCCAGAGGCAGTTCTCTCAATAAGCTCCATTTCTGGTTCGGGATTGGTTCGCTGACCGGACCTCTGGTGGCAGGGCTCCTGCTCGAGCTGTTTTCATGGCGGCTGCTGTTTTTTATAACCGCCCTCTTAACCCTGGGCTATGGGATTTTTATGTTTGGGCTCAACTACCCACAGCTAGAGACAAAAGCGGCCAAGCAGGCGCAGCAGCCTCTTAAAAGCATTTCATCAGTGCTGACAGTTCCCGTTCTCCTGCTCGGCATCATTTTGTTCAGCTACACCGGCGTCAACACTACTTTTACTGGCTGGATTAATACCTATCTGACCGGTGACCTAGCTCTAACAACCACGCTGGCATCAGTAATCTTGTCAGTATACAGCATTGGGCTAGCCCTGGGCAGATTAGTGGTCAGTCTGATGGCTGAGCGCGTACCGTATGTGCGCACGCTTTTAATCAGCGTCACAACAGCTTTAGTTTTTGCCTCAACAGCTCTGTTTGCACAGCACCCGGCGCTAGTTATGATTGCTTTCGGTTTAACCGGATTCTGCTTTGCAGCGCTGCTACCGATTGGACTTGCAGTAGGAGCCAAGCTCTATCCGGAAATAACCGGAACTGTTACAGGAGTATTGATCTTTTTCAGTTCTATGGGACGCACAGTACTGCCGGGTTTGGTTGGTATAATCGGAGATTATACCAGCTTGGCCTTTTCACTGAGGTTGACCCTCATCTTTATTGGAATCATGGTGATATCGACCATCGCCCTCATCGCCGCAAGAAATAAGCAAAGAAGGAAAGTGAATAACATATGA
- the sigH gene encoding RNA polymerase sporulation sigma factor SigH, which yields MGAHADQLTATAINWDKLTDEEIVSIAQKGNRDAEEYLIRKYQKMVFVWTRSYFLQGAEPDDVIQEGMIGLYKAIRDFSVGTSSFWSFAKLCIIRNVISAIKGTTRQKHLPLNSYTSLHRPINDYEGDRTLLETLTNHRVDDPEVLAINREELQTTSTTIRAILSKFEFDVFKLYVSGFTYREIAEHLNTHTKSIDNALCRIKMKIEKKLC from the coding sequence ATGGGAGCACATGCTGATCAGTTAACCGCCACCGCCATTAATTGGGACAAGTTAACCGACGAAGAGATTGTATCCATTGCCCAAAAGGGCAATCGCGACGCGGAAGAGTACCTCATTAGGAAATACCAGAAAATGGTATTTGTTTGGACTCGGTCCTACTTTCTGCAGGGAGCCGAACCTGATGATGTAATCCAAGAAGGCATGATCGGCTTGTATAAAGCCATTCGGGATTTCTCTGTTGGGACATCTTCTTTTTGGTCATTTGCTAAACTGTGCATTATCCGCAACGTCATCAGTGCGATAAAAGGAACTACTCGCCAAAAACATCTGCCTCTTAACTCCTACACATCACTGCATCGACCAATTAACGACTATGAGGGTGACCGCACCCTGTTGGAAACACTGACTAACCACCGTGTTGACGATCCAGAAGTATTGGCTATCAACCGCGAAGAATTGCAGACTACCAGCACCACAATCCGAGCAATTCTCTCCAAATTTGAATTCGATGTCTTTAAACTCTATGTTTCCGGATTCACCTACCGCGAAATCGCTGAACACCTCAACACCCACACTAAATCCATTGACAACGCTTTATGCCGCATTAAAATGAAAATTGAGAAGAAATTATGCTAG